In Daucus carota subsp. sativus chromosome 4, DH1 v3.0, whole genome shotgun sequence, one DNA window encodes the following:
- the LOC108218502 gene encoding catalase, protein MDPYKHRPSSAFNTPFWTTNSGAPVWNDDSALTVGTRGPILLEDYPLVEKIAGFTRERIPERIVHARGASAKGFFEVTHDITHLTCADFLRAPGVQTPVIVRFSTVIHERGSPETIRDPRGFAIKFYTREGNFDLVGNNFPVFFVRDAMKFPDVIHAFKPNPKSHIQENWRIMDFLSHHPESLHTFAFFYDDIGVPQDYRHMDGSGVHTFTLLNKAGKATYVKFHWRPTCGVKNLLEEEAIRVGGTNHSHATQDLYDSIAAGNYPEWKLFIQTMDPDQEDRLDFDPLDVTKTWPEDIFPLQPVGRLVLNKNIDNFFAENEMLAFNPAFVVPGVYYSDDKFLQGRIFAYGDTQRHRLGPNYLLLPANAPKCPHHNNHIDGAMNFMHRDEEIDYFPSRFDPVRHAEKHPLPPRILTGRRTRAKIEKEDNFKQAGDRYRTFAPDRQERFLCRIVDGLSDPRITHEIRSIWISYWSQADKSLGQKVASRLNVRPSY, encoded by the exons ATGGATCCGTACAAG CACCGTCCTTCAAGTGCTTTCAACACTCCATTCTGGACAACTAACTCTGGTGCTCCTGTCTGGAACGATGACTCTGCTTTGACTGTGGGAACCAGAG GACCAATTCTGCTGGAGGACTATCCTTTGGTGGAGAAAATTGCTGGGTTTACCAGGGAAAGGATCCCTGAAAGAATTGTCCATGCAAGGGGTGCCAGTGCTAAGGGTTTCTTTGAGGTCACCCATGATATCACTCATCTTACCTGTGCTGATTTTCTCCGAGCCCCGGGTGTCCAGACTCCTGTCATTGTTCGCTTCTCTACTGTTATCCATGAGCGTGGGAGTCCTGAAACCATCCGTGATCCCCGAGGTTTTGCTATCAAGTTCTACACCAGAGAG GGTAACTTTGATCTTGTGGGAAACAACTTTCCTGTCTTCTTTGTGCGTGACGCAATGAAGTTCCCCGACGTGATCCATGCATTTAAGCCCAATCCCAAGTCCCACATTCAGGAAAACTGGAGAATTATGGACTTCTTGTCCCACCACCCAGAGAGTCTGCACACATTTGCTTTCTTCTATGATGACATTGGTGTTCCACAAGATTACAGGCACATGGATGGCTCTGGAGTTCACACTTTTACTCTTCTTAACAAGGCTGGCAAAGCAACCTATGTTAAGTTTCACTGGAGGCCTACTTGTGGAGTGAAGAACTTATTAGAGGAAGAAGCCATCAGAGTAGGAGGTACTAATCACAGCCATGCCACTCAAGATCTGTATGACTCGATTGCAGCAGGAAATTATCCCGAGTGGAAGCTATTCATTCAGACCATGGACCCAGATCAAGAAGACAGGCTCGATTTTGATCCCCTTGATGTCACAAAGACCTGGCCTGAGGACATTTTCCCTCTGCAGCCAGTGGGGCGATTGGTGTTGAACAAGAACATCGATAACTTCTTCGCTGAAAATGAAATGCTTGCCTTTAATCCTGCTTTTGTTGTTCCCGGTGTGTACTATTCGGATGATAAGTTTCTCCAGGGTCGTATATTTGCCTATGGTGACACCCAGAGGCACCGTCTTGGACCAAACTATTTGCTGCTTCCAGCTAATGCTCCCAAGTGCCCTCATCACAACAATCACATAGACGGCGCAATGAATTTCATGCACAGGGATGAGGAG ATCGATTACTTCCCTTCAAGGTTTGATCCCGTGCGCCATGCTGAGAAGCACCCCCTCCCTCCACGTATCTTGACCGGAAGACGCACTAGG GCCAAGATTGAGAAAGAAGACAACTTTAAGCAAGCTGGAGACCGATACAGGACTTTCGCCCCTGACAG GCAAGAACGATTTTTGTGTCGTATTGTTGATGGTTTATCCGATCCACGAATTACTCATGAGATCCGCAGCATATGGATCTCATACTGGTCTCAG GCTGACAAGTCTCTTGGTCAGAAGGTAGCGTCCCGACTCAACGTCAGGCCAAGCTACTAG